The Euphorbia lathyris chromosome 3, ddEupLath1.1, whole genome shotgun sequence genome contains a region encoding:
- the LOC136222598 gene encoding uncharacterized protein produces the protein MDANRHWFPLWIESDSLVTVNLLKSRSKEERQRFENQVVLIDKLESDVGEPLILSERKEKQQKDKMEVAVKTLFLGLNPKLSNHKYTLDAIVPNLSFERSSVSHRTRYNNQGCFVRLRDNRRCFSPVSAVISGAQDVEVSSSQFEEFSVRASNANENGELRISVEVSGAGTRAVFNNVFDKMVAAAQPIPGFRRSKGGKTPDIPRDVLLEVLGPSKVYKEVIKKVINSTVAEYVEKEGLKVIKDLRVEQSFEELEDKFEPDEEFSFDAIIRLQTK, from the exons ATGGATGCGAATCGACATTGGTTTCCACTTTGGATAGAGTCGGATTCGTTGGTAACAGTGAATCTGCTAAAGAGCCGCAGCAAAGAG gaacgacagcgttttgagaACCAGGTTGTACTTATTGATAAGTTGGAGAGTGATGTAGGAGAGCCATTGATTTTAAGCGAGAGGAAGGAGAAACAACAGAAAGATAAAATGGAAGTAGCCGTTAAAACCCTCTTCTTGGGCTTAAACCCCAAG TTATCAAATCACAAATATACACTGGATGCCATCGTTCCGAATCTTTCTTTCGAAAGATCATCTGTTTCGCATCGAACTAGATACAACAATCAAGGTTGTTTTGTGAGGTTAAG GGATAACCGTAGATGCTTTTCACCAGTTTCTGCTGTAATATCAG GCGCGCAAGATGTTGAGGTCTCTTCTTCTCAGTTTGAGGAATTTTCAGTAAGAGCTTCAAATGCAAATGAGAATGGAGAACTCCGG ATTAGTGTAGAGGTATCTGGTGCTGGAACTAGAGCAGTTTTTAACAATGTTTTTGACAAAATGGTTGCCGCTGCACAGCCAATTCCAGGCTTCCGAAGATCGAAGGGAG GAAAGACACCTGAT ATACCTCGGGACGTTTTGTTAGAAGTTCTTGGACCGTCAAAGGTATACAAGGAAGTGATCAAGAAAGTAATAAACTCTACTGTGGCTGAGTATGTTGAGAAG GAGGGATTAAAAGTGATAAAAGACTTGAGAGTTGAGCAGAgctttgaagaacttgaagacaAGTTTGAACCTGATGAGGAATTCAGCTTTGATGCTATCATTAGGCTTCAAACGAAATGA
- the LOC136223327 gene encoding large ribosomal subunit protein uL14mz isoform X1, translating to MAASLISKCSRASSSLLGGLGNNVSGLLGSSHQIINNNIMSQQQRTFIQMRTVLKVVDNSGAKKVMCIQALKGKKGARLGDTIVASVKEAMPNGKVKKGKVVYGVVVRAAMQRGRCDGSEVKFDDNAVVLVDKQGQPIGTRVFGPVPHELRKKKHVKILTLAEHIA from the exons ATGGCTGCAAGTTTAATTTCTAAATGTTCCCGCG CCAGCAGTTCATTGTTGGGAGGTCTTGGCAACAATGTTTCTGGTTTATTGGGCTCATCGCATCAGATTATAAACAATAACATCATGTCTCAG CAGCAAAGGACTTTCATACAAATGAGGACAGTTCTCAAAGTTGTGGATAATTCAGGTGCGAAGAAGGTTATGTGCATACAAGCTTTGAAGGGGAAGAAAGGGGCAAGATTGGGAGACACTATAGTTGCTTCAGTTAAGGAAGCTATGCCAAATGGAAAAgtaaagaaaggaaaggttGTGTACGGTGTAGTTGTACGTGCTGCGATGCAGAGAGGCCGTTGTGATGGAAGCGAGGTGAAGTTTGATGACAATGCTGTTGTGTTGGTTGATAAGCAAGGTCAACCGATCGGGACCAGAGTATTCGGGCCAGTTCCACATGAGCTAAGGAAGAAAAAGCATGTCAAGATCCTTACTCTGGCGGAGCATATTGCCTGA
- the LOC136223327 gene encoding large ribosomal subunit protein uL14mz isoform X2 produces the protein MAASLISKCSRASSSLLGGLGNNVSGLLGSSHQIINNNIMSQQRTFIQMRTVLKVVDNSGAKKVMCIQALKGKKGARLGDTIVASVKEAMPNGKVKKGKVVYGVVVRAAMQRGRCDGSEVKFDDNAVVLVDKQGQPIGTRVFGPVPHELRKKKHVKILTLAEHIA, from the exons ATGGCTGCAAGTTTAATTTCTAAATGTTCCCGCG CCAGCAGTTCATTGTTGGGAGGTCTTGGCAACAATGTTTCTGGTTTATTGGGCTCATCGCATCAGATTATAAACAATAACATCATGTCTCAG CAAAGGACTTTCATACAAATGAGGACAGTTCTCAAAGTTGTGGATAATTCAGGTGCGAAGAAGGTTATGTGCATACAAGCTTTGAAGGGGAAGAAAGGGGCAAGATTGGGAGACACTATAGTTGCTTCAGTTAAGGAAGCTATGCCAAATGGAAAAgtaaagaaaggaaaggttGTGTACGGTGTAGTTGTACGTGCTGCGATGCAGAGAGGCCGTTGTGATGGAAGCGAGGTGAAGTTTGATGACAATGCTGTTGTGTTGGTTGATAAGCAAGGTCAACCGATCGGGACCAGAGTATTCGGGCCAGTTCCACATGAGCTAAGGAAGAAAAAGCATGTCAAGATCCTTACTCTGGCGGAGCATATTGCCTGA